A stretch of Vigna angularis cultivar LongXiaoDou No.4 chromosome 4, ASM1680809v1, whole genome shotgun sequence DNA encodes these proteins:
- the LOC108330568 gene encoding serine carboxypeptidase-like 7 isoform X1, translated as MAVMDYRGLLLLLILFLPSSNFATSHSIVRFLPGFHGPLPFLLQTGYVEVGESEAEENAELFYYFIESENDPKGDPLLLWLTGGPGCSAFSGLVFEIGPLSFENQEYNGSLPNLTLKTQSWTKVSSIIFVDLPAGTGFSYPKTELAVNQSASKLVRHAHQFLRKWLIDHPEFLSNEVYIAGDSFCGLPIPVIVQEISYGNKGGIQPWINLQGYILGNPITTSTEKNYEIPFNHGMALISDELYQSLQRNCRGEYQNIDPTNALCARDMQSYEESISGIAIGHVLEPDCEESALRNPIQDTWSCRRSLAHESYPLTMPPLNCRAHAYVLSSYWANDDDVRKALHIRKGTKGKWKRCNYDIPFKTDISNSFQYHVNLSRKGYRSLIYSGDHDMVVPFLSTQAWIRALNYSIVSDWRQWYYNGQVAGYTRTYSNQMTFATVKGGGHTAPEFKPEECLAMFMRWISNKPL; from the exons ATGGCGGTTATGGATTACAGAGGCCTTCTGCTTCTCCttattctctttcttccttcatCAAACTTTGCAACGTCTCACTCCATAGTGCGCTTCCTTCCTGGCTTCCATGGACCCCTTCCTTTTCTACTTCAAACTGG GTATGTGGAAGTGGGTGAAAGTGAAGCAGAGGAGAATGCAGAACTGTTCTACTATTTTATTGAGTCGGAGAATGACCCCAAAGGGGACCCTCTTCTTCTTTGGCTAACCGGGGGACCTGGTTGCTCCGCTTTTTCTGGGTTAGTTTTTGAAATAG GTCCACTGTCCTTTGAAAACCAGGAATACAATGGGAGCTTACCTAATTTGACATTGAAGACACAATCATGGACAAAG GTAAGTAGCATTATATTTGTGGATCTGCCAGCGGGTACAGGCTTCTCTTATCCCAAAACAGAACTTGCTGTTAATCAAAGTGCCTCCAAGCTTGTTCGCCATGCTCATCAATTTCTTAGGAAG TGGCTAATTGATCATCCGGAATTTCTCTCAAATGAGGTGTACATTGCTGGCGACTCATTCTGTGGCCTTCCTATACCAGTTATTGTTCAAGAAATTTCATACG GAAACAAAGGTGGTATCCAACCATGGATAAATCTCCAG ggaTACATTCTGGGAAATCCCATAACAACATCCACTGAAAAAAACTACGAAATTCCGTTTAATCATGGCATGGCACTCATTTCTGATGAACTCTACCAG TCACTGCAAAGGAATTGCAGAGGAGAGTATCAAAACATAGACCCAACAAACGCATTATGTGCAAGGGACATGCAGTCCTACGAGGAG TCTATTTCAGGGATTGCAATTGGGCATGTTTTGGAACCCGATTGTGAGGAGTCTGCTCTGCGTAATCCAATTCAAGATACTTGGAGCTGCAGGAGGTCTCTTGCTCATGAATCCTATCCTCTCACAATGCCACCTTTAAATTGTAGG GCTCATGCATATGTCCTTTCTAGCTATTGGGCCAATGATGATGATGTCCGCAAAGCACTGCATATTCGGAag GGAACTAAAGGGAAATGGAAGCGCTGTAACTATGATATACCTTTTAAGACTGATATCTCTAACAGCTTCCAATATCACGTCAATCTCAGCAGAAAAGGCTACCGTTCATTGATATACAG TGGGGATCATGACATGGTAGTTCCATTCCTGTCTACACAAGCGTGGATAAGAGCTTTAAACTATTCCATCGTCTCTGACTGGAGGCAGTGGTATTACAATGGCCAAGTCGCAGG ATACACGAGAACTTACTCAAATCAGATGACATTTGCGACTGTGAAG GGTGGAGGGCACACAGCTCCGGAGTTCAAACCTGAGGAATGTTTAGCCATGTTCATGAGATGGATATCTAATAAGCCACTCTGA
- the LOC108330568 gene encoding serine carboxypeptidase-like 18 isoform X2: MAVMDYRGLLLLLILFLPSSNFATSHSIVRFLPGFHGPLPFLLQTGYVEVGESEAEENAELFYYFIESENDPKGDPLLLWLTGGPGCSAFSGLVFEIGPLSFENQEYNGSLPNLTLKTQSWTKVSSIIFVDLPAGTGFSYPKTELAVNQSASKLVRHAHQFLRKWLIDHPEFLSNEVYIAGDSFCGLPIPVIVQEISYGNKGGIQPWINLQGYILGNPITTSTEKNYEIPFNHGMALISDELYQSLQRNCRGEYQNIDPTNALCARDMQSYEESISGIAIGHVLEPDCEESALRNPIQDTWSCRRSLAHESYPLTMPPLNCRAHAYVLSSYWANDDDVRKALHIRKGTKGKWKRCNYDIPFKTDISNSFQYHVNLSRKGYRSLIYRYTRTYSNQMTFATVKGGGHTAPEFKPEECLAMFMRWISNKPL, from the exons ATGGCGGTTATGGATTACAGAGGCCTTCTGCTTCTCCttattctctttcttccttcatCAAACTTTGCAACGTCTCACTCCATAGTGCGCTTCCTTCCTGGCTTCCATGGACCCCTTCCTTTTCTACTTCAAACTGG GTATGTGGAAGTGGGTGAAAGTGAAGCAGAGGAGAATGCAGAACTGTTCTACTATTTTATTGAGTCGGAGAATGACCCCAAAGGGGACCCTCTTCTTCTTTGGCTAACCGGGGGACCTGGTTGCTCCGCTTTTTCTGGGTTAGTTTTTGAAATAG GTCCACTGTCCTTTGAAAACCAGGAATACAATGGGAGCTTACCTAATTTGACATTGAAGACACAATCATGGACAAAG GTAAGTAGCATTATATTTGTGGATCTGCCAGCGGGTACAGGCTTCTCTTATCCCAAAACAGAACTTGCTGTTAATCAAAGTGCCTCCAAGCTTGTTCGCCATGCTCATCAATTTCTTAGGAAG TGGCTAATTGATCATCCGGAATTTCTCTCAAATGAGGTGTACATTGCTGGCGACTCATTCTGTGGCCTTCCTATACCAGTTATTGTTCAAGAAATTTCATACG GAAACAAAGGTGGTATCCAACCATGGATAAATCTCCAG ggaTACATTCTGGGAAATCCCATAACAACATCCACTGAAAAAAACTACGAAATTCCGTTTAATCATGGCATGGCACTCATTTCTGATGAACTCTACCAG TCACTGCAAAGGAATTGCAGAGGAGAGTATCAAAACATAGACCCAACAAACGCATTATGTGCAAGGGACATGCAGTCCTACGAGGAG TCTATTTCAGGGATTGCAATTGGGCATGTTTTGGAACCCGATTGTGAGGAGTCTGCTCTGCGTAATCCAATTCAAGATACTTGGAGCTGCAGGAGGTCTCTTGCTCATGAATCCTATCCTCTCACAATGCCACCTTTAAATTGTAGG GCTCATGCATATGTCCTTTCTAGCTATTGGGCCAATGATGATGATGTCCGCAAAGCACTGCATATTCGGAag GGAACTAAAGGGAAATGGAAGCGCTGTAACTATGATATACCTTTTAAGACTGATATCTCTAACAGCTTCCAATATCACGTCAATCTCAGCAGAAAAGGCTACCGTTCATTGATATACAG ATACACGAGAACTTACTCAAATCAGATGACATTTGCGACTGTGAAG GGTGGAGGGCACACAGCTCCGGAGTTCAAACCTGAGGAATGTTTAGCCATGTTCATGAGATGGATATCTAATAAGCCACTCTGA